The Leptodactylus fuscus isolate aLepFus1 chromosome 1, aLepFus1.hap2, whole genome shotgun sequence nucleotide sequence TTGGagaaattttgcaaaattttctAGCAAAACTTATTTCAGATCTAAGGGCTTATATACATGACCTTATTAAGATTTCATACAACTTCCAAGTTGTAATGTGGCACCAACTATACCTACAGATGTGCCTGACTTCTTATGTTTAAGGGATTAGGGATTGCCTCTAGTGATGACCTTCTCCATAATATAGTGCAGGCACCATATCACTGCACATGGAGTGCACTAGGCCCAATTGTGCTTGATACAGATAACTTAGGCCTTCTCCACACAACAGTGTATAACAGCCGCCACATGGCTGTATTACAACCTATAACTGTCTATGGCTCTATTCATTTTTTGACTGACCTTTTACCATGGATATCAAAGAAGCTGACATGCTCTTTGTCTGTTTTGACAGATAAGAAaatagacatgtgaatagacccatagacaattatcagtttttgtttttttaaaaaaagcattgtgatggccattattcactgttctCTGAATAAGGCCTTAACACAGAACACATCCGTTTTTCACAGACGTAAGTTAGTGAAAAACGGCACGgtcatgtgaatccagccttaggtaAAAGCAGAAGAGACGAGCAAAACAGCGGAGTATAGTGAAAGTAAAACTGGCAAAGAAACAACATATTCTTATTAATAATCAACGTTAATGCTACAATGACCAGTTTGCATCTGTATTAACACTACGACTGTAGTATTAATACTACTTAACCAAGAATTTGCAAGTGGGGCAAATAACGTTTACAACAATGAAAACAATTCCCCCATACAGATATACGAAATAATGATGATTTCCTAAAAATATCAGAATGTTGGCCCGATCAGTAGGGAAGTCTTAGTGGCAACAAGTAAGTAAATGGACAATTATTTTTTTAACTGGAACACACGTTCTAGAAAttcaaaatcaataaaaaaaacaagcaaaaaaaaaaaaaacaccaacacaaaaaaaaccccaaaagcaTTTTAACTGTATACCAGCTGTAAAGGTACACAGATAAATTATGATCCCATAGCTAGGCCAAAAGAGCTAAACTAAACCTAAGTGTACATGCACAGGGGTGTCTATGTAGTGGTTTTTACACCACAGACAAGTGAGCAGAAAACCTTCAGCAATTTATAGAAGAAATACATAGGGCAAAATCTGCGTGAACCTGCAGCGATTATAATATGAACCCATTTGGTGTGATTTttgctgctgcagatttttttgggtggacatacccttaaagtgtaactacAAATGTACACCTTATATCAGCTGACGTTTTTAGGCTCTTTCCTAATGTTGCAAATTTGACACCAATGAGGTGCATTAGTGGaactattacatatatatattataaaaaaaaaaaaataggcatttGCTTTGAAAAAAATTAATTGGACAATTCATCTTTCAGAGGGAAATATATTAACATTAAAGATGAATGTCCAACCTCAAAATCCAAATCCCCATTGGGAGCAAAAATCCCTCAAACAGTTAAAAATAAAGTAGTGTCTTAacaccttttttttattatttcttttttattctttAGGGGATGCTATGGTGGAGTTTAAAAGGTAAAACCTAGCTTCAGCAATATATACAGTCTTTTCCCTATTGGTAACAGGAAAAGGAAAaacaaatcaaaaaaaaaaatctttgcagtTGGGACAACAGTGTGTAAAGAAAGAAAACCATCCGAATAATTCTGGGTTATGATCCAACGCGTGTTGTGGTTGTTCTTTTATCGGAGAAGAAACTCTTCAAAAGAAACACCTGTCCAATGCTTACAACTAAGAGGATAATAGCCTCCCCTATGGACCAATAGGCTACTCTGGTGTTCAGATCCTCTGCCCTGCTGCGGCCTTGCGCCTCCCGCAAGCGGAAATGTGTCTGGTAATCGATGACTGACTTCAGAGCTTCATGGATTGAAACGCAAGCAGATTCCATCTGTCCAACACAGTACAAGAGAGGAAAAATATTATTACAAAACTCAAACggttacaatatattatacactacattaGAGGAATTATGTTTTTCTCCGTTTGTTATaattggagaaggaaacagatttcttagataagatatagtacaaagtttcttttatgcccatgtactattcatttgtgaAAAGTGTTATTACAATTCAAGAAGCAAAATTTATAACAGATTCAAGAAACAGAAGAGAATAGCTGCTTTATTCTGACCTGTGTCAGGGCAGTGGCCCGGTTCTCACTGGGGAAGAGTGGTGGGTCTTCACCAACTTGGAAGTCGAAGTAGACAGTCTTGTGAGTGAAAGTCGAGAACTCATTACTGAAGCAGAACTTGTATGTGCCATTGCGAGATGCTGTAAAAGTGAAGCTATCATATTGTTTCTTCATCTCCTTGTACAGCACAATGCCATCTGGATCTTCAAGCCGGCAATCCACGTCATAATGGCCACCAGTGATGACCTGTAGAAACGGACAATGTCAGAGCACTCTTAGAAGGCGGTATTACCCGTTTGGTCCATTTCACAGTTACACACAATGAGAAAGATATTAGTACAGCTTCTTCAGTGTTCACAGAGTTACCTGTGTTACTTACCAGCCCCACAGCACAGGTAACTAGCTGTGAACACATGAGAGCGGAGGGAGACATGCCAGCTCTGACCACTTGATCCACAGACAACCCCGACCtaaaatgcaagatttttttgTCCCCACAGAATATAAATTGCTGCCAGGATTATTCAACTCTTTTCATCCTGTCCCAAGCCAAGTGTGCACATTAATGGTGGAGAAGGTATAAATAGGAGACAGCTAGATCACGTCTGACCACATATACATGGCCACGCTGCAGCTTTCACAGTAGCTATTGCCTTGCAGTCATCTCATTTGAATGAAACATCACGTTGATTTTTTTCTCTCACGTTATTGACATTTATTTTTcataattacttgtattcttctgAAGTATCTTATGTATAGCGGCAGCCTTACATAAGATGTTTGCATAGCTCATTGTGTTTACCCATCTTTCTATCACAAAGGTGGCTGAGCTGTCTTCTATCCAAGCCACAAGACATTCACAAAAGCTTGGTATGTACAAGTTATTGCAAGTAAAGTTTActtagctgtgtttttcaaagGAGTTTATTTACTTAAGTAAGCATCTTAGCTTAATACTTAAGGACATGGCAGTTATTCACATCTTAAAAGCcataataatttttttgtttttgtcagggacgccgggttcacaccagcgttcggcactccgttctcaggtttccgtcttctgcatgcagaatacggaaacctgtcatgcagagtccggtcgtgagcgccggggagcgttttatactctccgcggcgaaaccgcttttttaaaaccggactcAGActgctgcatgtctgactctgtgtccggtttaaaaaaacggtttcaccgcagagagcataaaatgaatgggtttgatagatgccggcaggtttccgtctcctgcccagttttgtgcaggaaacggaaacctgcagaacggagaccgggcgcagatgtgaacgagccctgagggttGTTTTTTGAGCAAGGATtatttttcaatggcaccattttgggaaaCATGACGGATTAAATTGGATCTGTTTCTTGGCAGGAttggggggaaaaattccttataGATGGTGTGCAGTGACCCATAAATAAGAAATAAACTTTATTCTGTGCGTCAGTATGATTAGAGATCACGTATATAGTTTAATTGTGAATAGAtttaacaatataataataaaaaaatcatttGTTCACATCAAATCCTCTACTTGCCAATGGCATAACTGACTGCACTAAAATATATCTAATTGTAAGCAGAAGGACAATACTAACAGGGAAACAAACTCGTGACTCATTAGGTCAGAAGTTACTGCACACTGTATGTACCAATATGTAGCCGTTTATCTGGTCTTGCGCTGCAACCTTTGCTAAGCAACAGACTGCGACACTTCAACACCACATCCTATTGTAGCACATAAGCAACGCATTGAAAAGCACCATCTAGCAGTATGTAATAAAGGCGACACAATATGTATAATCTATGTTGTTTTATAATGCATTTTGTAttctaaaataataaaacttaataaaaattacagtttaaataaACAATTGTTGGTACTTAAAACTGGAAAAGTTTACATTAAAATTTACTAAAAATTGCTgtggctcaaaatgataatttaATCTTCTTCCcgccacagccatttttcaatttttgtttttaactcccCACATTGATAAATGAGGGCTTAAGTTTTGCACGACAAACTGTATTTTGTAATGGCGCCAATATAAGCCATATTTTTTTGCGGAAcagatttacattttatttataccaatttggAGGTTGTCTATTGTTTTGATCGCCTCTAATTAAAAATTTTTATGGGAAGCCAAACAGCGGTGGTTCGGCTCTCAAacacattgggggagatttaacATAAGGGTGATTTTCAAAGAAATTTTTTTCTGAAGTCTGTGATTGCATAATATATGCCAAATTGATCAAATTTCTctaaatgtctgataaatttggtgcatctatAATTCTGATACTTCTATTTTCTACCTCACCCACTCACTGGAATGAGACCGTGACAATGTCGCACTGGAACTCTAGCTTTTCTAGCCTCACCAGAAATACGGGATTGGTGTAGTAGGCATCTCTATTTAAATCGGAAATGTGAAGCATGCCGCTACTAGACAGCAGAGCTCCCACCATAGGAAAGGATCATCCCTGTTTCTGTGACTCTGCTAAGACAGAAAAGTGACACAGGCCACATACAGTAGATCTCTCCAACGTTAATCTTCTGCTATTACACTACTGTACTGACAGATCTTCACAGATAAACACCATCACTATTATACAAGTGAGAAGCTACCACCATTAACAAAACCTGATATTCCAACATGAGCAAGTACTACAATGATGGCAGACATGAGTAGATATGGGTTAGTATGCTGAAACCAGTCTGACAGGTCAACATCAAACCGAAAAAACATAAATCACTATCAAGAGCACTTAGACAAATGCCTGCACAGCAAATATACAGCAAAACAAATAAATCCAATGACTGGATGTAACTGCTATCAAGCCATGGAAAGCTCATAGTGATGCATCTAAAAATCCACCCCCGAAACTAAGGTAAAAAGGTAGTCAGTACTGATGTTTCCCAAAAGTAACAACTCTCAAGGACTAATAAATGTAATTTAGAAGAGCCTTTATTCTCCATTACATCATAACAGTTCTGCAGACACAAGCACAGCTTATGGAGGGGGACTCTATATACAGCAGACCATAGCTCTCCTTCCTGAACCATTCTGTGTGTTTCTTTGTGAAGTAGAATTAATAATATTAAGGGTGTGCTTTCATTTTATTTAAGTGTGAAAATAAATACAAGCTAAAAAATAAAATCCCAAGAAAATCCAGTAGTAAAGAGTTGGATATGAGCCATCTACTGCACATCATCGTCGCATTCACCGCAGCTTGTCACAAGGTCAAAGCAAACCTCTTTGCATATAGCATGTCAGGTAAGCCATGGGCTCAAAGACTAAACAAACATGGATACAATTACTGCAAATCAGATGTATTTCACTGATACATTTCTACCGACTAAGGTTATTTTCACATGACCAAGAAGACTCGGCTGTGTGAGTTCAGGATCCGCACGGCCTCCTTTTCACTTCATTGACCTATTCATCTCAATGAGAATCAGGTTGGGCTACAATGAGAGAAGGTAGGGCTACACTGCGCCATAAAGTTGAACCAAAGTCATGTGACACAATTTCAACTGTACAGTATTGCGgtgtggtatatacagacaggtactttttattatatctcccagaaccatatgagatcttaatctttgtaggacaaatttttcttcgatgcctccattaattattctgtacaatatgctgggaagctggaaaaaattctgaatggtgtcgatttgaagaaaaagtgcatttgtgcaattttcttacgggattcgtttttacagcgttcactatgcagccaaaatgacctgtcacctgtattctatggttcagtatgattccggggataccaaatttatatggttttatttacattttaaccccttaacaaaaaatccaaacctgtaccaattttttttttttttttactaaaagtcgccatattctgacacccgtaacttttttatacttccgtgtacggggatgtatggagtgtctttttttgtggggccgggtgtactttttagttataccattttggggaattgcgtTTGCTTTaattactttttatttaaatttttatcacaggcaaaacagtggtttggcacttttgacctttcttccccgctatggcgtttactgtacaggaaaaaaatgtttttatagatttgtagaacgggcgttttcggacacagggatacctaacatgtatgtgtttcacagtatttaactacttttatatgtgttctagggaaaggggggtgatttgaatttaatactttttaattttttgaaatatttttttttatttttgtaatttttttttttttgcatttattagactccctaggggtctgatcattaatccaatgcattacaatgctaatacattgtaatacattgcacaaAAATCATCTTTTCTTTTGCGagatgcatagagcagcctgcaaaagaaaagcacttcaGACCGGCTGGGGAGACTTTAGAAGGCTCCCAGCTGGCATGAtaacgtgatgtcggccctggagcttgctccaggcgccggcgatcaccggcaaaatggcagcgcccatgcgccgccaggaaaatggcaccctggttagctttgaccgaggtgctggAGGGGTTAACGCCCCCGATCGGTCCGGGCACCGACCGGGGGTGTTAGCACTGGGTGCCTACTGTGTAAATCAGTAGACAACCGGCAGCTATGATGGCTGCCCGActcccaggcggccgccatagttaaacacccggcgtccgccgtactagtacggcggatgtcgggaaggggttaattagggACATAACATCATTTTTTGAACAGTGAATTATTATCAAGTGATGACTGTGTATGAATAAAACCAGCTTTCTGTTGAGAATTATGGTAGTATTCTGTTACACTGGGGCAAATGTATTCAACAGTTTAAAGCTAAAGTCCcacgctgcagaaaagctgcttttttcgttgtagattttgctgcgttttttcaaAGTTAGGATTGGATTTAACAAAAGGGAAAAGTATAggagcttcctatagatttcccctttgtttcaagccactcctggctttgactcaaaaaactgctactaaatctgcaacaaaaaaacaaagcagcttttccaaaaagtggggccttaggctcaggcagcatggtggctcagtggttagcagtgcagccttgtggtgctggagtccagggtttgaatcctgcctagggaaacatctgcaaggagtttgtatgttctccctgtgtttgcatgggtttcctctcacactccaaagacatactgatagggaggccCCAGGAACAGATTCATTTTTCAAAAGCAGACTAGTACCACAACCCCTTTACATACAATGGGGCAAATTTTTTATACATAGTATACTCTTCTCCACTGTCTTTGCCTCTTTCCTGAAAGGGGGCATGGCGAAGGGACATTAactatgccagtcttcataaaatgGGTAGAGGAACAGTTGAAACTCAAATGGGTCACCCTTACCTGGAATTCTAATGTACACTTGGTTCCCTGAGTGATGTCTTCATAGAAGCACTGCTTGGCATTGTCCGGAAGTTCAAAGGTAATTTCGGAGGCAGTGGCACATCCCAGAATAAGCAGGACCAGTGAAAGCAAGAAGCTTGCCCTGAAGTCATTTACCAAACACTGCACCATCTTCACGTTATTAGTAGCCACAACCCACAGAAACAATCACCACCTACAAAAGGACCAAAGAACAAAcctatgataataataataataataataataataataataataataataataataaaaaacatagatataatttatttttaacaCGCGATTGTAATGTGAAATCCAGTTACAATGATCTCCCGATGTTATAGATACATGTTACATGATTgtaatatacacatctatacactgTAAGATATTACATATTAGTAAGAACCATGCCCTGTGATCAAATATAGCCTGAGACAACATTCAGACAGCCATGCTGTCCAGGCGTTGTATATTTAGGGTCAACAACGGGATCTGATGTAGTCAGCATAAATCAGGGAACCTTACCCAATGGCTTTGTTTGGAAAGCATTACCTGCCTTTTGCTGATAGGATGTGGTTCCTTTCTTCGCTCAGCAGTCAAATTATATCATATTATTTATAATATCTGAAAGTGGCCTAAAGGTGGTGATACGTTAGGTTTAATTGTACAGTAGTTATAAGAACCAGACTTGTTAGACTGTAGATTTGGACAATGCTGACATTTACAGTTCTATTATACATGGAGTGATGATCACCCAAACAATTGGTCTTAGGAACGTTCTTTCACAGTCATTGCCCAATGTAAACATGCCCAGAGATCAAACAAGTGATAAACACTCTGTTGTTAATGGCATCTACATGGGTGTAATAACTGTCGTGAGCACGTCTTTCCATGTACAGTGGGGAGCGCTATTCTAATAGGCTTGTGACCAGACACAATGATGATTTTTATGTGACAGATTCCATCAAAGAATTCATTAACTTGGAAAAATCTAAAAAGCAATGAAATCCAAGTAGTGAAGAGAGTCTGACATAAGGATTAGGCGTGTCCAAGTGTCACGGTTATTATAATGCCTGGGCTTGTTGACTGCTGTACAATGCAGACAGTGTCATATGAAAACCACACTCCCTCCGTACAAATCCTGTGAGCAGCACAAAGGACAGTCATTTCTATGATATACATAAAATCTGAGGCTATACTCAGATCCACAGAAGATTGAATTCAATGGGGCCTCATCCACTGGGTTTCCCTCGGATTTAAAATGACATgccatatattttattttgtgctATACCACCAGAAATGGATTTAGGTGCAAAATCCCCATGAAATCCACACGCAgatatcctcctatcctatccttcctactattataaatgttaacgtttgtgtgtttgttactcaatcacgcaaaaacggctgaaccgatttggatgaaatttggcagatagatagattgtaacctcaattaaaacatagattactttttatcccagtaaatgacatggcttcacgactgttacgaatttatgttcacatactatattacacagctgttgccagcaggactctctcagctaattggagattgCAGATaaagttatctgtgtatgtaaacacacagataaccctgagtTCATTGggaacaagtatttgcatattatctgatctgatccaggcagcccctttaatccaaattggtagtttgccaattttaaacatgctgggaaaaagaaaatctaatttgttgcaaaattctaaaaccaggagagctatgaaggtagccaaaagtcccagacttctcctcaagaggagctcagggggattgagCAAGTTAAGCGTTAAGTGGCTCTTCAGGCAGccaaaacgccgaagcaggcggatcatcgatgtcaacaacattgcttattatatggcgtcccagccagctgtggagttgccagaacaatcacaggcacggcgcaaagaacaagttcagcagcaagactgcttaagagctgccgaatcaccggagcaggcaaaccatcgacggcagcaatttgctgaatataggcaactCATCAAGGTCAACAACACTCAGatgaagttgtgggcagaggcttgTACTGTAATACAGTGCAAGAAGTCTTCAGAGCTGGAGATACTGATGGATGTATCTATGTGCAGGGAATGTTCATTTATCTACCTACGATAATTCCTCCTATCAACTGGTCATAGTGGGTCTTCCTGCTATCATTCTCACCATCAGATGGCCTCAGATGGTTTACATGTTATAATCCCCACCACCCATTGATCACATAgggtctcagggctcgttcacatttgcgccctgtctccgttctgcaggtttcagtttcctgcacaaaacagaggcaggagacggaaacctgcagtactctttcatacccattcatttgaatggatgagaaagatgtccggccgtgagcggcggtgagcgttttatgctctccgccgcgtaaCCGTTTTttcaaaatcggacacagagtcggacatgcagtactctgtgtctggttttaaaaaaacggtttcgcggcggagagcataaaacgctcaccgccgctcatggccggacccggtctgacaggtttccgtcttctgcatgcagaagacggaaaccacagaacggtgaccgaatgctagtgtgaacctagcatcactggCATAATCTTCACCATAAAATGATCACAAAAGATCTACCTGTTAGAATCCACACCATCAACTGATCAGAGGGCCTACCTGCTATAAAATGATCACACGGGATCTAGCCGCTATAGCCATCTCTATCAGGTGACCACAGAGGATCTACCTACAATAGTCCTCACCAGAGGATCTACCTGCTATAATGCCCACTGTCAGCTGATCACAAAGGGTCTATCTATTATAGTCCTATAGACTTGGTGATCACAGAGGGTCTAACTGCTATAAAATGATCACAAGGGATCTACCGCTGTAATCCCCACCAGCATCTGATCAGAGGGTCTGCCTGCTATAATCCTCCACATCAGCTGATCACACAGGGTCTACCTGCTATAATCCTCCACATCAGCTGATCACGCAGGGTCTGCCTGCTATAATCCTCCACATCAGCTGATCACACAGGGTCTACCTGCTATAATCCTCCACATCAGCTGATCACGCAGGGTCTGCCTGCTATAATCCTCCACATCAGCTGATCACACAGGGTCTACCTGCTATAATCCTCCACATCAGCTGATCACGCAGGGTCTGCCTGCTGTAATACTTAGGGGTTGTATTTTGCTGAATGGAACAgtctgaccaggacctgatgctGCAGCTGATAGGAACCATAACAATACACCCTCAAGCCCGGAGCAGATAGACAGGGGACTCCCCGGGCCGGTGCTTGTACCCCGCACTTGCTGCTCGCTTATATGGCACCCTGCATTATGCTCTCCCTCCCCAGcaccccctatatgtcacctagaCAGCCGGCACCTGCACACCTGTCACCCAGGCTCCCGGCCTATGGCAGACACTTCCTCCCCCAGCACTGCCGCACATCTCCCCCCGGGTCACAGCGCCGACCCTAAACTGTCTCTTACCCCGGCCGTATCCCGGATGTAGGTGACGAGCAGCTCCTGCAAgcgtggcagaggaggagggaggATCGGGGCGAAGGAGCCCTGAAAGCGGAAACCGGTGACTGCTGCCCCGGAAACAATAGCACAATGTCTACGTGTTTGTCAGGGAGGAGAAGGCGGGATCTGTGTGTAGTCTCCATGGAAGGGAGTGTGCGGACCTCAGGCCTGCTGTGTGAGTGACTGTGGCTGTAGCCAGTCAGTGCGAGTAATGTAATGGAGAAGAGGCCCAGGCAGGCCGCAGCACGGAGTATATACACGGCTCGTCAAAACACTTTGGTGTTTTCTTCCATTTTTTGACCGTCTTTACCCTTCCTTGACCCTTTAAAAACTACATCCTCAGCGGCCCCAGATCCTCAGGACCTGCCAGAGTTTATACAACTCCTCATACATTATGTGCATCTTCCAGGGTCCATGCGCCTAAACAGACACTAGAATTGTGGCATCATATATACCAGAAAACCGGCATAATATGATAAATCTGGGTCTGGAAAGGGGTGTGGCTTTTTGTTTTAAGGTTTGTACATCAGTAGCAGTAGGAtgagcccctagaaacaattccactggtaggcccaagacatcccagtctgacactgaacAGCTTGTGTGACTGAGTTGaatacccttggcctgggccaactcagaatctcatggttttcaataccattgctatgccgatgacacccaaatatacatctctggaccagacattacctccctgctggccagagtgtttagtggctgtagcctcctttcctcccactttctcaaactcaacatggagaaaacaatagttcatcatcttcgccccacctcgtACGGCCCCTCTACCTAACCCATCAATCAAAATTAACGGAACCACAGTTACCCAGTCCCATGGGTCCGTTGtcttgggataaccttggactctgactgATCCTTCAAGTCGCACATCCAAACCCTTCAACACCATGCCCTAATTAACTCccgcttagggagcgttcacactaccgtcggtgtccgacatgtagtgtccgctcaaaatctgtcacggacactaggagcggacactagctgtgtccgcgacacctgtcattcacttgaatgggcatcgggtgcgttctttttctgcatgcagggtttttctgtctgcttgagaagtcggacatcttcacttgcggacagggaaggacgggcacggagtgcaaaagaacgcacccgatgcccattcaagtgaatgaccggtgtcgcggacacagctagtgtctgctcctagtgtccgtgacagattaggagcggacactacatgtcggacaccgacggtagtgtgaacgctcccttagattactttaacacccttctccatggcctctcaGAAAATACCCCCCCTTCCCCTGCAatccaccttaaagggattctaccactaaaacacatttttttctagttaacacgtcggaatagcctttaaaaaggttattcgtctcttacctttggaagtgctctccgccgcgcctttcgttcaaaataccggtttgtaccggtatgctaattagttctctcgcagcgatgggggcgtccccatcgcaggagtagcgatgggggcgtccccattgcagctcgaaaaccgaccgcagcgccgcctctatggtcttgcgtatccttcccttgcttcttcagcgtcctgtcggaggcctgcgcagtacgctctgttcggcgaagattgccgaacatactgcgcatgcgcgaaattgcggtcc carries:
- the TMED7 gene encoding transmembrane emp24 domain-containing protein 7, giving the protein MVQCLVNDFRASFLLSLVLLILGCATASEITFELPDNAKQCFYEDITQGTKCTLEFQVITGGHYDVDCRLEDPDGIVLYKEMKKQYDSFTFTASRNGTYKFCFSNEFSTFTHKTVYFDFQVGEDPPLFPSENRATALTQMESACVSIHEALKSVIDYQTHFRLREAQGRSRAEDLNTRVAYWSIGEAIILLVVSIGQVFLLKSFFSDKRTTTTRVGS